The proteins below are encoded in one region of Anguilla anguilla isolate fAngAng1 chromosome 3, fAngAng1.pri, whole genome shotgun sequence:
- the c3h11orf68 gene encoding UPF0696 protein C11orf68 homolog — MKEEAGAEGEMENAEPLSAEKYAAEALAADMDPWIVFDSCKTPRAEFEGWLESNRPSQVSRYRDEEGGTGPVGWIAVLGPDHCPSMGNVTGLQESWERLQASGRPVSFQTVKELALNHSVLMGKWLMYLDTGFKVDHAWECIARAVLDGKICSAKVSPRDPKPDSRHVICVYNHAFTEEDQVVRLDAAIRAAGVKCPLSYKPDVYTYLGIYRNNRWKLCPTIYESKFDLECVPRRSHIVNKVTGAEVT; from the coding sequence ATGAAGGAGGAGGCTggtgcagagggagagatggagaacgCGGAGCCCCTTTCGGCCGAGAAGTACGCCGCCGAGGCACTGGCGGCCGACATGGACCCGTGGATCGTGTTCGACTCGTGCAAGACCCCCAGGGCCGAATTCGAGGGCTGGCTGGAGTCCAACCGGCCCTCCCAGGTGAGCCGGTACAGGGACGAGGAGGGGGGGACGGGCCCCGTGGGGTGGATCGCCGTGCTGGGCCCGGACCACTGCCCCAGCATGGGGAACGTGACTGGCCTGCAGGAGAGCTGGGAGCGGCTCCAGGCCAGCGGGAGGCCCGTCAGCTTCCAGACGGTGAAGGAGCTGGCGCTCAACCACAGCGTGCTGATGGGCAAATGGCTCATGTACCTGGACACGGGCTTCAAGGTGGACCACGCCTGGGAGTGCATCGCCCGGGCCGTCCTGGACGGGAAGATCTGCTCGGCCAAGGTCAGCCCCCGCGACCCCAAGCCGGACAGCAGGCACGTCATCTGCGTCTACAACCATGCCTTCACCGAGGAGGACCAGGTCGTGAGGCTGGACGCGGCCATCCGCGCAGCCGGCGTCAAGTGCCCGCTCTCCTACAAGCCCGACGTCTACACGTACCTGGGCATCTACCGCAACAACCGCTGGAAGCTCTGCCCCACCATCTACGAGAGCAAGTTCGACCTGGAGTGTGTGCCTCGCCGCTCCCACATCGTCAACAAAGTCACCGGCGCGGAGGTGACATAA
- the rela gene encoding transcription factor p65 has product MASSGIFGWGPAMNQGNPYLEIIEQPKQRGMRFRYKCEGRSAGSIPGEKSNDTTKTHPAIKVHNYSGPLRVRISLVTKTPPYKPHPHELVGKDCKHGYYEADLQDRRVHSFQNLGIQCVKKKDVAEAISCRLQTHNNPYNISEAEVWAEEYDLNAVRLCFQASISLPTGEICPLEPVVSQPIYDNRAPNTAELKICRVNKNSGSCRGGDEIFLLCDKVQKEDIEVRFYLDSWEGKGSFSQADVHRQVAIVFRTPPYSDPHLTEPVRVKMQLRRPSDREVSEPVDFQYLPADQDEYRLMEKRKRTEGMFQNLKLGNSMPGPVSGERRPFPAARRTVPASKPPAARVQPVVHPVAPVAPVKPSPFFGQQPGQLFSAPPKPEAVPVSEPWQFRGGLALDSQPTASTVTSLSAPGPAPSAAAPSQDFRTVNLSDLFGFNFPFSSSQETGSKLGAADGAGGGAGGGGGGGVGAGVPEAAVHSEPGSAFGAIGSGARFRTDHALGDEELAEFPCLRDAHVSGNLDSIDTEAFQALLGQSGMAGDGLGNAGGSCPMAQSSSASDSSAHEPPDLSANNHVCGGTWMNYPNSIMSLLQNEGMMEVPMAAASNPPVLDDLDDLDEDRLMSLLNCGTPPSFMPGHHT; this is encoded by the exons ATGGCTAGTAGTG GTATATTTGGATGGGGTCCAGCTATGAACCAAG GGAACCCTTACCTGGAGATCATAGAGCAGCCCAAGCAGAGGGGCATGCGCTTCAGGTACAAGTGTGAGGGCCGGTCAGCGGGTAGCATCCCGGGCGAGAAGAGCAACGACACGACCAAGACGCACCCCGCCATCAAG GTCCACAACTACAGTGGCCCACTCCGCGTGCGCATTTCCCTGGTCACCAAAACTCCTCCCTACAAGCCACACCCCCACGAGCTCGTTGGCAAGGACTGTAAGCACGGTTACTACGAGGCCGATCTGCAGGACAGACGCGTGCACAG CTTTCAGAATCTGGGCATTCAGTGCGTGAAGAAGAAAGATGTGGCCGAGGCCATTTCCTGCAGGTTGCAGACGCACAACAATCCCTACAACA TTTCTGAGGCGGAGGTGTGGGCGGAGGAGTACGACCTGAACGCGGTGCGGCTCTGCTTCCAGGCCTCCATCTCCCTGCCCACGGGGGAGATCTGCCCCCTGGAGCCTGTGGTGTCCCAGCCCATATACGACAACC GGGCTCCCAACACCGCCGAGCTGAAGATCTGTCGGGTGAACAAGAACTCCGGGAGCTGCAGGGGCGGCGATGAAATCTTCCTTCTGTGTGACAAAGTGCAGAAAG aggACATCGAGGTGCGCTTCTACCTGGACTCCTGGGAGGGGAAAGGGTCCTTCTCCCAGGCGGACGTCCACCGGCAGGTGGCCATCGTCTTCCGCACGCCCCCCTACAGTGACCCCCACCTCACGGAGCCCGTGCGGGTGAAGATGCAGCTGCGCAGGCCGTCCGATCGCGAGGTCAGCGAGCCCGTGGACTTCCAGTACCTGCCTGCCGACCAAG ATGAGTACAGACTGATGGAGAAGAGGAAGCGCACTGAGGGAATGTTCCAGAACCTGAAGCTGGGAAACAGCATGCCAG GGCCTGTGTCTGGAGAGAGGAGACCATTCCCCGCGGCCAGGAGAACAGTGCCTGCTTCCAAACCCCCAGCCGCTCGGGTGCAGCCTG TGGTACACCCTGTGGCTCCGGTGGCTCCAGTCAAACCCTCGCCGTTTTTTGGCCAGCAGCCGGGCCAGTTGTTCTCCGCCCCGCCCAAGCCGGAGGCGGTCCCCGTCTCGGAACCCTGGCAGTTCCGCGGCGGCCTCGCTCTGGACTCCCAGCCGACGGCCTCCACGGTGACCAGCCtctccgcccccggccccgccccttccgCGGCAGCCCCCTCCCAAGACTTCCGCACCGTGAACCTGTCCGACCTGTTCGGGTTCAACTTCCCCTTCTCCAGCAGCCAGGAAACGGGGTCCAAGCTGGGCGCTGCTGacggagcaggaggaggtgcaggaggaggcggaggaggcggagtcGGGGCGGGAGTTCCCGAGGCCGCCGTCCACTCGGAGCCCGGGTCCGCCTTCGGGGCGATTGGGTCGGGGGCGCGGTTCAGGACAGACCACGCGCTGGGCGACGAAGAGCTGGCCGAGTTCCCCTGCCTGAGGGACGCCCACGTGTCCGGCAATCTGGACAGCATCGACACCGAGGCCTTCCAGGCCCTGCTGGGCCAGAGCGGCATGGCGGGGGATGGTCTGGGCAACGCCGGGGGGTCCTGCCCCATGGCCCAGTCCTCCTCAGCCTCCGACAGTTCCGCTCACGAGCCCCCCGACCTGTCCGCCAACAACCACGTCTGCGGGGGCACGTGGATGAATTACCCCAACAGCATCATGAGCCTGCTGCAGAACGAGGGCATGATGGAGGTCCCCATGGCCGCGGCGAGCAACCCCCCGGTCCTCGACGACCTGGACGACCTGGACGAGGACCGCCTCATGTCCCTTCTGAACTGCGGCACCCCGCCCAGCTTCATGCCCGGACACCACACTTAA
- the drap1 gene encoding dr1-associated corepressor, producing MPSKKKKYNARFPPARIKKIMQTDEEIGKVAAPVPVIISRALELFLESLLTKACQVTQSRNAKTMTTSHLKQCIELEQQFDFLKDLVAAVPDMQGEAEDNHTEGGEKVPRRGRKPGRKNGGGGTKGKDKKQSGTESEQEDDSEDSEMDGEEEDDGSRSSSNMQPASRFQSSGVSPDVHPQYLHTVSGQGGLAMSLGSFAPHPSLMGSTPPPPAPPPHNDDNDDEDYDS from the exons atgccgagtaaaaaaaagaaatacaacgCCAGATTTCCTCCG GcaagaataaagaaaatcatGCAGACGGATGAAGAGATTGGAAAAGTTGCAGCACCAGTTCCCGTCATCATCT CACGGGCCCTCGAACTCTTCCTGGAATCCCTTCTGACAAAAGCCTGTCAAGTCACGCAGTCACGGAATGCAAAGACCATGACGACATCACATCT AAAGCAGTGCATCGAGCTGGAGCAGCAGTTCGACTTTCTGAAGGACCTGGTGGCGGCAGTGCCGGACATGCAGGGGGAGGCCGAGGACAACCACACAGAGGGGGGCGAGAAGGTCCCGCGCAG AGGCCGAAAGCCGGGCCGGAAGAACGGAGGCGGCGGCACCAAGGGGAAGGACAAGAAGCAGTCGGGGACGGAGTCCGAGCAAGAG GACGACTCGGAGGACAGCGAGATggacggggaggaggaggatgatgggTCACGGTCCAGCTCCAACATGCAGCCCGCTTCCCGTTTCCAGAG CTCTGGCGTCAGCCCGGACGTGCACCCGCAGTACCTGCACACGGTCAGCGGGCAGGGCGGCCTGGCCATGTCTCTGGGGTCCTTCGCCCCGCACCCCTCCCTGATGGGGTCCacgccgcccccgcccgcccccccgcctcacAACGATGACAATGACGACGAAGACTATGACTcatag